The Alphaproteobacteria bacterium genome contains a region encoding:
- a CDS encoding cyclic nucleotide-binding domain-containing protein, giving the protein MSIEDDIAFLEGIPSLRLLGRDALRILAIGAESRYIHEGISLFGEGEDADCAYVVQEGSFDLVAENNSMASVAGPGTLIGETALFTEAKRLTAAVAREPSTVVRIPRQLFLKMLEGYPDAARRMRDAIAGKVSRTAAELSRVRSALTREPSRR; this is encoded by the coding sequence ATGAGCATCGAGGACGACATCGCATTCCTGGAGGGCATTCCGTCGCTCCGGCTGCTCGGCCGCGATGCGTTGCGCATTCTGGCGATCGGCGCGGAGAGCCGCTACATCCATGAAGGCATCTCGTTGTTCGGCGAAGGCGAGGATGCCGATTGCGCCTATGTGGTGCAGGAAGGCTCGTTCGATCTCGTCGCTGAAAATAACTCCATGGCCTCGGTCGCCGGGCCCGGCACGCTGATCGGCGAGACCGCGCTGTTCACCGAGGCGAAGCGGCTGACCGCCGCGGTCGCGCGCGAGCCGTCCACGGTGGTGCGCATTCCCCGCCAGCTTTTCTTGAAGATGCTCGAAGGCTATCCGGACGCGGCGCGGCGCATGCGCGATGCCATCGCCGGCAAGGTGAGCCGCACTGCGGCGGAACTGTCGCGCGTGCGCAGCGCGCTGACGCGCGAGCCCTCACGGCGGTGA
- a CDS encoding DUF2293 domain-containing protein: MNRRDALEAALRRLAPKIPPHEFGAVIDHALDSPGLRSAAPDTAAWLSLAAYVRHTFTEYDTLLAQGYDRDSARHFVADEMTAVLKHWGVRRPLGSDD, translated from the coding sequence GTGAACCGGCGCGACGCGCTCGAGGCCGCGCTACGCCGCCTTGCGCCGAAGATTCCGCCGCACGAATTCGGTGCCGTCATCGATCATGCGCTCGACAGTCCGGGGCTCAGATCGGCCGCGCCTGACACCGCCGCATGGCTCTCGCTCGCTGCCTATGTGCGCCACACCTTCACCGAGTATGACACGCTGCTCGCGCAAGGTTACGACCGCGACAGCGCGCGGCATTTCGTGGCGGACGAGATGACCGCAGTGCTTAAGCACTGGGGCGTGCGGCGGCCATTGGGGAGCGACGACTGA